A genomic window from Triticum urartu cultivar G1812 chromosome 7, Tu2.1, whole genome shotgun sequence includes:
- the LOC125524085 gene encoding protein PHOTOPERIOD-INDEPENDENT EARLY FLOWERING 1 isoform X6, with amino-acid sequence MASKGPRSKPDHETRPRRKKALEAPREPRKPKVHWDHVLGEMVWLSKEFESERKWKLSMAKKIAQRANMGVVDQATKDEKKQKEGEHRLRKVALNISKDVKKFWTKIEKLVLYKNQLEVEERKKKALDKQLDFLLGQTERYSTMLAENLVDVPHLQTQENGLLQANVLSQEEVAGPSQTNQPSQEEVAGPSQTNQPSQEDVAEPSQTSQPLQEDVAEPSHTNQPLQEDVAEPSHTNQPAQEEVAAENINAPTPDDLDTMETDDDYDSSSLNEEQEDDERTIDEDEAQITEAERNEELAALQAEADIPIDDLLKSYLKSQVSRESSPVNKDTCSNSDLKNSTKDSSNQVNGCNHDSGYTSSDEGNFSEEVDDSHHYAEFVKRNHGKSNGGVSGEQEDNDYVCTDEGKDDEATLSEEEELAKKDGPDPSDEIKLLQKESEIPLEELLARYPKDGYADDLTAELEDSPTHSNEEVNSDMSLDDPPADLELNNDTSENNEIAEVLGAEHVSGNALQLEIVSEPSVQECSVKEGELTDAKVMADEEASVQECSVKEVEMTDAKVMADQETIVQECPVKEDVLTDAKVMADEETSVQERFVKEDEQTDAKAMADEDTGDSVMADAAAAARAAQPTGNTFSTTSVRTKFPFLLKHSLREYQHIGLDWLVAMYEKRLNGILADEMGLGKTIMTISLLAHLACEKGIWGPHLIVVPTSVMLNWETEFLKWCPAFKILTYFGSAKERKQKRQGWMKPNFFHVCITTYRLVIQDSKAFKRKKWKYLILDEAHLIKNWKSQRWQTLLNFNSKRRILLTGTPLQNDLMELWSLMHFLMPHVFQSHQEFKDWFCNPISGMVEGQDKVNKEVIDRLHNVLRPFILRRLKRDVEKQLPQKHEHVIYCRLSRRQRNLYEDFIASSDTQATLSSGNYFGMISIIMQLRKVCNHPDLFEGRPIISSFDMAGIDMQISSSVCMVLDKGPFSQAGLSDMNLVFTQNEFNMTSWEADEVAAVFLPGITSRGSGAEISCSSKAGQRRNGTNIFEEIQKALQEERIKEAKERAASIAWWNRLRCEKRPVYGRNIRELLTIRHPMCDVLEKKNNPSCYMDFSSSLADLVLSSVERFNKMLGFIESFTFAIPAARAATPICWCKKRNSPVLLGPAYREQCMNEFSPILSPIRPAIVRRQVYFPDRRLIQFDCGKLQELAILLRRLKSEGHRALIFTQMTKMLDTLEEFINLYGYTYLRLDGSTQPEERQTLMQRFNTNPKFFLFILSTRSGGVGVNLVGADTVIFYDSDWNPAMDQQAQDRCHRIGQTREVNIYRLISESTIEENILKKANQKRTLDDLVIQRGCYNTEFFKKLDPMEFFSGHTPLNVEEQPRDRSMTAVSSNETGLALSNADVEAAIRQAEDEADYMALKRLEQEEAADNQEFSEEVAGRLEDDELVNEEDTKPDDHTSEEHKHQSSDADKDKNVGLPVNQINEEKALTLAAGDGDMDMLADVKQMAAAAAAAGQASSSFENHLRPIDRYAMRFLELWDPIIDKAAVNYQVNVAEEEWELERIEKLKEDLEAEIDEDQEPLSYESWDVDFATTAYRQQVEALAKKQLLEEQERQVLEAAKELEEMNDMASHRKKSKKKKRKAGKFKSLKKGRVSSDSEAMHDETSVDTMSIDDNAPSPELMSDESPHHGSHKRKKMTPRNEEVSSSSRALKKFKKAPKSNCTPESSSHKHSLEGKQLKLMDEVNDSDPKSVRIKSDGRISMASMPAKRVMVIKPERLKKKGLMWPRDCALDSWTTEEDAVLCGTVHEYGPVWELASDLLHSIPGGACYRGRYRHPVHCCERFRELFCKYVLSATDNANSEKAPSGAGKAVLKVSEDQTRMLLNVISEIPNNELLLQKHFMAILSSVWRSKCAHESRRVTSVCSSATHNPVRLSENWSMTNDKPSFNLVRTALADAQAQCPRVAIPTSNQEPRRRHLDLVLDFRTDRHAYQADFPSVVNVSILEPDPIRRTVVPVEQSLLSGLPHRHAENRFRIASEACFEGEGSHWASSVHMNDTARHKSGSKSTGKHKAASESGRPPKSKIQRMAEPQDMPALKFDFLRSPRQLLTSAAEFPITQSLSDFGIDDSELTYMEDLTLEETDTEFAPYQYDQVSLAGIEELDPLVDLTDIG; translated from the exons ATGGCATCAAAAGGTCCCAGGTCGAAGCCAGACCATGAGACAAGACCTAGACGCAAGAAG GCTCTTGAAGCTCCAAGGGAGCCTCGGAAGCCAAAAGTTCACTGGGACCATGTTCTGGGGGAAATGGTTTGGCTGTCAAAG GAGTTTGAATCTGAGAGAAAGTGGAAGTTGTCCATGGCTAAAAAGATTGCTCAAAGGGCCAATATGGGTGTAGTTGACCAAGCAACAAAGGATGAGAAAAAACAGAAG GAGGGAGAACATCGCCTGAGAAAAGTTGCCCTAAATATTTCTAAGGATGTGAAGAAGTTCTGGACCAAAATAGAGAAGTTG GTTCTCTATAAGAATCAACTAGAGGTTGAGGAAAGGAAGAAAAAGGCCCTCGATAAGCAGCTTGATTTCCTTTTAGGTCAGACTGAAAG ATATTCTACAATGTTGGCTGAAAATCTCGTGGATGTTCCCCATTTGCAAACACAAGAAAATGGACTGTTACAGGCAAATGTACTATCCCAGGAGGAAGTAGCAGGACCTTCCCAGACTAATCAACCATCCCAGGAGGAAGTAGCAGGACCTTCGCAGACTAATCAACCATCGCAGGAGGATGTAGCAGAACCTTCGCAGACTAGTCAACCATTGCAGGAGGATGTAGCAGAACCTTCGCACACTAATCAACCATTGCAGGAGGACGTAGCAGAACCTTCGCACACTAATCAACCAGCGCAGGAGGAAGTAGCTGCGGAGAACATAAATGCACCAACTCCTGATGATCTAG ATACAATGGAAACCGATGATGACTATGATAGCAGCTCCTTGAACGAAGAACAG GAAGATGACGAGCGCACAATTGATGAGGATGAAGCCCAAATCACGGAGGCTGAGCGCAATGAAGAATTAGCTGCATTGCAGGCAGAAGCTGACATACCAATTGATGATCTTCTTAAGTCGTATCTCAAAAGCCAAG TTAGCAGGGAAAGCAGTCCAGTTAACAAAGACACTTGCAGCAACTCAGATTTGAAGAATTCAACTAAAG ATTCTTCAAACCAGGTTAATGGCTGTAATCATGATTCTGGTTATACTTCAAGTGATGAAGGCAATTTTTCTGAGGAAGTTGATGATAGCCACCATTATGCTGAGTTTGTGAAGAGGAATCAT GGGAAAAGTAATGGCGGTGTCTCTGGTGAGCAG GAGGATAACGATTATGTTTGTACTGATGAAGGAAAG GATGATGAAGCAACTTTATCTGAAGAGGAAGAGTTGGCAAAGAAAGATGGTCCTGATCCTTCGGATGAG ATTAAGCTTCTGCAAAAAGAGAGTGAGATCCCACTAGAAGAACTTCTTGCGAGGTACCCAAAG GATGGCTATGCAGATGACTTAACAGCAGAACTGGAGGATTCACCCACACATTCTAATGAAGAGGTTAATAGTGACATGTCTCTGGATGATCCACCTGCCGACTTGGAACTGAACAATGATACGTCTGAAAATAACGAAATAGCAGAAGTGCTGGGAGCTGAGCATGTGAGCGGCAATGCCCTACAACTAGAAATAGTTTCAGAGCCTAGCGTGCAGGAATGCTCTGTTAAAGAAGGCGAGCTGACTGATGCTAAGGTGATGGCCGATGAGGAAGCTAGTGTACAAGAATGTTCTGTTAAAGAAGTTGAGATGACCGATGCTAAGGTGATGGCCGATCAGGAAACTATTGTACAAGAATGTCCTGTTAAAGAAGATGTGCTGACTGATGCTAAGGTGATGGCCGATGAGGAAACTAGTGTACAAGAACGTTTTGTTAAAGAAGATGAGCAGACTGATGCTAAGGCGATGGCCGATGAGGATACTGGTGACAGTGTAATGgctgatgctgctgctgctgcaagAGCAGCACAACCAACTGGGAACACCTTTTCAACAACAAGTGTCCGCACAAAATTCCCATTCCTTCTCAAGCATTCTCTTCGGGAATATCAGCATATTGGGTTGGACTGGTTGGTTGCTATGTATGAAAAGAGGCTGAATGGAATTTTAGCAGATGAAATGGGTTTAgggaagacaatcatgactatcTCCTTGCTAGCACACCTTGCATGTGAGAAGGGGATATGGGGTCCACATCTTATTGTCGTGCCAACCAGTGTTATGTTAAATTGGGAAACAGAATTTCTGAAATGGTGTCCTGCCTTTAAAATACTTACTTATTTTGGAAGTGCAAAGGAGAGAAAGCAGAAACGTCAAGGTTGGATGAAGCCAAATTTTTTCCATGTATGCATCACGACATACAGGCTAGTTATTCAGGACTCCAAAGCGTTCAAGCGAAAGAAGTGGAAGTATCTTATTCTTGATGAGGCTCATCTGATAAAGAACTGGAAATCACAAAGATGGCAGACTCTGCTGAATTTTAATTCAAAACGACGTATTCTTTTGACTGGAACTCCTTTGCAAAATGACCTTATGGAACTTTGGTCTCTCATGCACTTTTTGATGCCACATGTATTCCAATCTCACCAAGAGTTCAAAGATTGGTTCTGCAATCCGATATCAGGAATGGTGGAGGGCCAAGACAAGGTAAACAAGGAAGTTATTGATCGGTTGCACAATGTCCTCCGCCCATTTATATTACGGCGATTGAAACGAGATGTTGAGAAGCAGTTACCGCAGAAGCATGAGCATGTCATATATTGCCGACTTTCCAGAAGGCAAAGAAACTTGTATGAAGATTTTATTGCCAGCTCAGATACACAAGCTACACTGTCAAGTGGCAACTATTTTGGTATGATTAGTATCATTATGCAACTCAGAAAGGTCTGTAACCATCCAGATCTTTTTGAAGGCCGCCCAATTATCAGCTCATTTGACATGGCAGGGATTGACATGCAGATCAGCTCTTCTGTTTGCATGGTCCTGGATAAGGGGCCATTTTCTCAGGCTGGCCTATCTGATATGAACCTTGTGTTTACTCAAAATGAATTTAATATGACTTCTTGGGAGGCAGATGAGGTTGCTGCTGTCTTTCTTCCAGGCATCACCTCTAGGGGCTCTGGTGCAGAGATTTCTTGCTCTAGTAAGGCTGGTCAGAGAAGGAATGGAACaaatatttttgaagaaattcagaAAGCCTTGCAGGAGGAGAGAATTAAAGAGGCCAAAGAAAGAGCAGCTTCAATTGCTTGGTGGAATAGGTTGAGATGTGAGAAGAGGCCTGTTTATGGTAGAAACATTAGAGAGCTTCTGACCATAAGACATCCTATGTGTGATGTTCTTGAGAAGAAGAACAACCCTTCATGCTACATGGATTTTTCATCGAGTCTAGCAGATCTTGTTCTTTCATCTGTGGAACGCTTCAATAAAATGCTTGGCTTTATTGAATCATTTACTTTTGCAATTCCTGCTGCACGGGCTGCTACTCCTATTTGCTGGTGCAAAAAAAGGAATTCACCTGTTCTTCTTGGACCAGCTTACAGAGAACAATGTATGAATGAGTTCTCGCCCATTCTCTCCCCTATAAGGCCTGCAATTGTTCGCCGTCAAGTGTACTTCCCTGATAGGCGCCTGATCCAGTTTGACTGTGGGAAGTTGCAGGAGCTTGCTATCTTGCTGAGACGTTTGAAGTCAGAAGGACACAGAGCCTTGATATTTACTCAGATGACCAAGATGCTTGATACTTTGGAGGAATTCATTAATTTGTATGGCTATACATATTTGAGGTTAGATGGTTCTACCCAGCCAGAAGAGAGGCAGACACTAATGCAGAGGTTCAATACAAACCCGAAGttttttcttttcattttatCCACTCGCAGTGGCGGTGTGGGAGTCAACCTAGTAGGTGCAGACACTGTTATATTCTATGACAGTGACTGGAACCCTGCAATGGATCAACAAGCCCAAGACAGATGCCACAGGATAGGACAGACTCGTGAAGTTAACATCTATAGGCTGATTAGTGAGAGCACTATAGAGGAGAATATTCTCAAGAAAGCAAATCAGAAGCGAACACTTGATGATTTAGTGATACAACGCGGTTGTTACAATACAGAGTTCTTCAAGAAGCTGGACCCTATGGAATTTTTTTCTGGGCACACACCTCTTAATGTCGAAGAACAGCCGAGGGATCGCTCTATGACTGCTGTATCCTCAAATGAAACTGGTCTGGCGCTGTCAAATGCAGATGTTGAAGCAGCTATTAGACAGGCAGAAGATGAAGCTGACTATATGGCTCTCAAAAGGTTGGAGCAGGAAGAGGCTGCAGACAATCAAGAATTCAGTGAGGAGGTTGCTGGAAGGCTAGAGGATGATGAGCTTGTAAATGAGGAGGATACAAAACCTGATGATCACACCAGTGAAGAGCATAAACATCAAAGTTCTGATGCGGATAAGGATAAAAATGTTGGTTTACCTGTGAACCAAATAAATGAAGAAAAGGCTCTTACATTGGCTGCAGGTGACGGAGATATGGATATGCTTGCTGATGTTAAGCAAATGGCTGCTGCAGCAGCTGCAGCAGGACAAGCGAGTTCATCTTTTGAAAATCACCTTCGGCCAATAGATAGATATGCAATGAGGTTTTTGGAGCTCTGGGATCCAATAATTGACAAAGCTGCTGTAAATTATCAGGTGAATGTTGCAGAGGAAGAATGGGAACTTGAACGCATTGAAAAACTCAAAGAAGATTTAGAAGCAGAAATTGATGAAGACCAGGAACCACTATCTTATGAGT CATGGGATGTTGATTTTGCTACTACAGCGTATCGCCAACAGGTTGAGGCTCTAGCTAAAAAACAG TTGTTGGAGGAACAGGAAAGGCAAGTTCTTGAAGCAGCCAAAGAGCTAGAGGAAATGAATGACATGGCGAG TCACCGCAAAAagtcaaagaagaagaaaaggaaggcagGCAAGTTTAAGTCTTTAAAAAAAGGACGTGTGTCATCTGACTCAGAGGCCATGCACGATGAAACGTCTGTAGATACTATGAGTATTGATGACAATGCACCCTCGCCAGAGCTTATGAGTGATGAATCACCACATCATGGTTCACATAAGCGTAAAAAGATGACACCTAGAAATGAGGAAGTGAGCAGCAGTAGCAGAGCCCTGAAGAAGTTCAAGAAAGCCCCTAAATCGAACTGTACTCCTGAGTCCTCATCACATAAGCACTCGCTCGAAGGCAAGCAACTCAAGTTGATGGATGAAGTGAATGATTCTGATCCGAAGTCGGTGAGAATTAAGAGTGATGGCCGGATTTCCATGGCCTCCATGCCAGCAAAACGTGTTATGGTAATTAAGCCTGAGAGGTTGAAGAAGAAGGGTCTTATGTGGCCTCGAGATTGTGCTTTAGATTCATGGACTACTGAGGAAGATGCAGTTCTTTGTGGAACTGTACATGAGTACGGTCCTGTTTGGGAACTGGCTAGTGACCTTCTTCATTCCATACCTGGTGGTGCATGTTATAGGGGAAGATATCGTCATCCTGTACATTGCTGTGAGAGATTCCGAGAATTATTCTGCAAATATGTATTGTCAGCTACTGACAATGCAAACAGTGAGAAGGCTCCTTCTGGTGCCGGGAAGGCTGTCTTGAAAGTATCTGAG GATCAAACTCGGATGTTGCTGAATGTGATCAGTGAAATTCCTAACAACGAGTTGCTTCTCCAGAAACATTTCATGGCCATACTTTCTTCTGTTTGGAGATCAAAATGTGCTCATGAGTCCCGACGTGTTACAAGTGTTTGTTCTAGTGCAACCCATAACCCTGTTAGATTGAGTGAGAACTGGTCCATGACAAACGACAAGCCATCCTTTAATCTGGTAAGGACAGCCCTCGCAGATGCTCAGGCCCAATGTCCAAGAGTGGCAATACCAACAAGCAATCAGGAACCTCGCCGGAGGCATTTAGATTTAGTATTGGATTTCCGGACAGATCGACATGCTTACCAGGCAGACTTTCCATCTGTGGTGAATGTGTCCATTCTAGAACCAGATCCTATTAGACGCACTGTTGTGCCGGTGGAACAATCACTGCTGTCTGGGCTTCCTCATAGACATGCTGAGAACAGATTCAG GATAGCATCAGAAGCTTGTTTTGAAGGGGAAGGTTCTCACTGGGCATCATCTGTCCACATGAATGATACTGCTCGACATAAATCTGGCTCAAAGTCCACAGGAAAGCACAAAGCAGCTTCAGAATCGGGAAGACCACCGAAATCGAAAATTCAGAGGATGGCTGAACCGCAGGACATGCCGGCTTTGAAGTTTGATTTTCTCCGATCCCCCCGGCAACTGTTGACAAGTGCAGCTGAGTTCCCCATCACACAGTCACTATCCGACTTTGGCATTGATGATTCTGAGTTGACCTACATGGAGGATCTAACTCTAGAAGAGACTGACACTGAGTTTGCCCCATACCAGTATGACCAAGTTTCCCTTGCTGGTATTGAGGAGTTGGATCCTCTCGTGGATTTGACAGACATCGGATGA